In Streptomyces sp. TLI_146, the genomic stretch GCCGCCCGGGTGGCCGAATCCTGGCACCGACGCTCCGAACTCCCGTCGATCTACGGCCGCTTCGACCTTCGTTACGACGGTATGGGCCCGGCCAAGATGCTGGAGTACAACGCCGACACCCCCACCTCGCTGGTCGAGGCCGCGAGCCCGCAGTGGTTCTGGATGGAGGAGCGCTTCCCCGGCGCCGACCAGTGGAACTCGCTCCACGAGCGTCTGATCGCCGCCTGGAAGCGGCAGGCCCCGCTGCTCCCGCCCGGCCCGCTCCACTTCGCCCACTCGGACGACGACGAGCTCGGCGAGGACCTGATGACCGTCGCGTATCTGCGCGAGACGGCGGAGCAGGCGGGCATCGAGACGGCGGCGCTGTCGGTGGAGCGGATCGGCTGGGACGGTCTGACCGGCCGTTTCGTCGACGACCGCCTCCGGTTCATCCGCAGCTGCTTCAAGCTGTACCCGTGGGAATGGCTGACCACGGACCGGTTCGCCCCGCACGTCCTGGAGACCCTGGACAACGGCGGCGGCACCGGCAGCACCTGCTGGATCGAGCCCGCCTGGAAGATGCTGCTCTCCAACAAGGCGCTGCTCGCCGTCCTGTGGGAGCTGTTCCCCGGCCATCCGAACCTGCTCCCGGCGTATCTGGACGGCCCGCGCGAGCTGGCGCACACCTGCGGATACGTCTCCAAGCCGCTGCTCGGCCGGGAGGGCGCCGGGGTCGAGATCCACACCCCGGGCGCGCCGCCCGTCCTGCGCGACGAACCCGCCTGCTACCAGGCCCTCTCCCCGCTCCCGGACTTCGACGGGAACCGGGTCGTCCTCGGCGCCTGGGTCGTCGAGGACGAGGCGGCGGGCCTGGGCATCCGCGAGTCGGCCGGGCCGGTCACGGACGAGTACGCGCGCTTCATCCCGCACGTGATCCGCTAGCGGGGGCCGGCAGGCGGCTACTCGGCGATGTAGTCGCGCAGCGGCGCGGGCTTCAGCCCCGCCGCGTCGGCCGCCGCCAGCACCCGCGTCAGGTCGGCCGTCACCGTGTCGTTGAAGTGCAGCAGCACGATGTCCCCGGCCTTCAACTCGGGCGTCGGCGGCGTCCACTGCCCCCAGGTCGTGAGGTCGTACGTCCAGGTCACCAGGGCCTTGGCCCCGCAGGCCCGGGCCATGGTCCGGGTGGTGTCGTCGTACGCCCCGTACGGCGGACGGGCCAGCCGGGGCCCGTCCCCGAACTGTGCGAGGTGCGCGTCCCGCGCCCCGCACAGCTGCGCCCGCTGGCCCGCCGCGTCGAGCGTCGTCAGGTTCGGGTGGTCGACCGTGTGGTTCTCGATCCGCGAAGGCCCGTGGTCGAGGAGCGTCCGGAAGTACCCGGCGTCGTACGAGTACGCCCCCGGCAGCACGAACAGTGAGGCCGGCACCTGCCGTTCG encodes the following:
- a CDS encoding glutathionylspermidine synthase family protein, translated to MQRHRIDPRPGWQQTVEAQGLIYPLTRYPDGSLRPYWDESAYYSFTLPEVEALEEVVEELHGMCLAAAAHIVERNRFADLGITDPRLAARVAESWHRRSELPSIYGRFDLRYDGMGPAKMLEYNADTPTSLVEAASPQWFWMEERFPGADQWNSLHERLIAAWKRQAPLLPPGPLHFAHSDDDELGEDLMTVAYLRETAEQAGIETAALSVERIGWDGLTGRFVDDRLRFIRSCFKLYPWEWLTTDRFAPHVLETLDNGGGTGSTCWIEPAWKMLLSNKALLAVLWELFPGHPNLLPAYLDGPRELAHTCGYVSKPLLGREGAGVEIHTPGAPPVLRDEPACYQALSPLPDFDGNRVVLGAWVVEDEAAGLGIRESAGPVTDEYARFIPHVIR
- a CDS encoding polysaccharide deacetylase family protein yields the protein MPRPRTARIASVARAAFALLVPLLVLAGPAGPARADWPEPVPVVTHVRTDKPIVFITIDDGWNHDPAAQRLLLERQVPASLFVLPGAYSYDAGYFRTLLDHGPSRIENHTVDHPNLTTLDAAGQRAQLCGARDAHLAQFGDGPRLARPPYGAYDDTTRTMARACGAKALVTWTYDLTTWGQWTPPTPELKAGDIVLLHFNDTVTADLTRVLAAADAAGLKPAPLRDYIAE